The Duganella sp. BuS-21 sequence AGTACGCCACACGATGACAACCCAACAACTTTCCACCGTATCCAGCCTGAGCGAGCTTCCCGAACGCTGGCGTTCCGAGATACAGGCACAACTTTCCCAAGGGGAAAACGTTGTAAGTGCCTTGGAGGTTGACCTGGATCAGCAACTTCGTTTCGCAAAAGGTGTAATCGCCGTCACCGAGGGCCGGATTCTGGCGCGCGCGCCGGGCGCGGCCCAGTGGGAAGCCTGGCCGTTCACCCCCGATCTGACGCTGAAACATCACGATCACGCCGGCGTCGGCCACCTGGAACTGGTCAACGCGGCCGGCCGCCTGGGCGCCTGGCGCTTCACGCTGGGCCAGAACCTGGCGGCGATCCGCCTGGTCGAACAATTCGACGCCCACCTCGATAGCCACGCCAGCGGCGAGCCGGTGGTGATGGACGACAAAAGCATCTGCCCGAGCTGCAAGGCGCCGATGGAGCCGGACCAGGAAGAATGCCCGGTCTGCACCAAGGTGGTCTACACGCCGCCGTCGACCTGGACCCTGTTTCGGCTGTGGCGCTTCGCCAAACCGTACAAATGGCAGCTAGCGCTGGGTTTCACGCTGATGCTGCTGTCGACCGGCGCCCACATGATTCCGCCCTATCTGACCATCCCGCTGATGGACAATGTGCTGATTCCTTACCAGAGCGGCAAGCCAGTCGATCCCTCGCTGGTGGCGTTGTACATGTCCGGCCTGGTCGGCGCGGCGGTGATGGCTTGGATTTTCGGCTGGGCCAAGACCTATGTGCTGGCCTTGGCGTCGGAACGCATCGGCGCCGACCTGCGCACCTCCACCTACGAACACCTGCTGCAACTGTCGCTCGAATACTTCAGCGGCAAGCGCACCGGCGACCTGATGTCGCGCATCGGCTCCGAGAGCGACCGCATTTGCGTATTCCTGTCGCTGCACCTGCTGGACTTTTTGTCCGACTGCCTGATGATCGTCATGACCGGCATCATCCTGTTCAACCTCGATCCGTGGCTGGCCGTCTGCACGCTGGCGCCGCTGCCCTTCATCGCCTGGATGATCCACCTGGTACGCGACCGCCTGCGCACCGGCTTCGAAAAGATCGACCGCGTGTGGGGCGAAGTGACCAACGTGCTGGCCGATACCATACCCGGCATCCGCGTAGTGAAAGCCTTCGCGCAGGAAGCGCGCGAAGCGAACCGCTTCCGCACCGCCAACAAGCACAATCTGGCCGTCAACGACAAGCTCAATAAAGTATGGTCGCTGTTCTCGCCGACCGTGTCCTTCCTGACGGAGCTGGGCCTGCTGGTGATCTGGGTGTTCGGCATCTACCAGGTCTCCAAGGGCAATATCACGGTCGGCGTGCTGACCTCCTTCATCGCCTACGCCAGCCGCTTCTACGGCCGCCTGGATTCGATGAGCCGCATCGTCTCGGTGACGCAGAAATCGGCGTCGGCGGCCAAGCGCATCTTCGACATTCTCGACCATGTATCGTCGGTGCCGGAACCCATCAATCCGGTCAAGCTGGAGCGGATCGAAGGCAATATCAGCCTGCGTGAAGTCGGCTTCCGCTACGGCAACCGCGCGGTCAATCGCGGCATCAACCTGGACATCAAGGCCGGCCAGATGGTGGGCTTGGTGGGCCACTCGGGCTCCGGCAAATCGACGCTGGTCAACCTGATCTGCCGCTTCTACGACGTCGCCGAAGGCGCGATTTTGCTGGATGGCGTCGACATCCGCTCGTTCGCGGTATCGGACTACCGCCGCAACATCGGCCTGGTGCTGCAGGAACCGTTCCTGTTCTTCGGCACCATCGCCGAGAATCTGGCCTACGGCAAGCCGGACGCCACGCGCCAGGAAATCATCGCCGCCGCGCGCGCCGCGCATGCCCACGAATTCATCCTGCGCCTGCCGCAGGGTTACGACTCGATGGTCGGTGAACGCGGCCAGGGCCTGTCGGGCGGCGAGCGTCAGCGCATCTCGATCGCGCGCGCGCTGCTGATCGATCCGAAGATCCTGATCCTGGACGAAGCCACCGCCTCGGTGGACTCGGAGACGGAAAAGGAAATCCAGCGCGCGCTGGACAATCTGGTGCAAGGCCGCACCACCATCGCCATCGCCCACCGCCTGTCGACGCTGCAGAAGGCCGACCGCCTGGTGGTGCTCGATCGCGGCGTGGTG is a genomic window containing:
- a CDS encoding ABC transporter ATP-binding protein/permease is translated as MTTQQLSTVSSLSELPERWRSEIQAQLSQGENVVSALEVDLDQQLRFAKGVIAVTEGRILARAPGAAQWEAWPFTPDLTLKHHDHAGVGHLELVNAAGRLGAWRFTLGQNLAAIRLVEQFDAHLDSHASGEPVVMDDKSICPSCKAPMEPDQEECPVCTKVVYTPPSTWTLFRLWRFAKPYKWQLALGFTLMLLSTGAHMIPPYLTIPLMDNVLIPYQSGKPVDPSLVALYMSGLVGAAVMAWIFGWAKTYVLALASERIGADLRTSTYEHLLQLSLEYFSGKRTGDLMSRIGSESDRICVFLSLHLLDFLSDCLMIVMTGIILFNLDPWLAVCTLAPLPFIAWMIHLVRDRLRTGFEKIDRVWGEVTNVLADTIPGIRVVKAFAQEAREANRFRTANKHNLAVNDKLNKVWSLFSPTVSFLTELGLLVIWVFGIYQVSKGNITVGVLTSFIAYASRFYGRLDSMSRIVSVTQKSASAAKRIFDILDHVSSVPEPINPVKLERIEGNISLREVGFRYGNRAVNRGINLDIKAGQMVGLVGHSGSGKSTLVNLICRFYDVAEGAILLDGVDIRSFAVSDYRRNIGLVLQEPFLFFGTIAENLAYGKPDATRQEIIAAARAAHAHEFILRLPQGYDSMVGERGQGLSGGERQRISIARALLIDPKILILDEATASVDSETEKEIQRALDNLVQGRTTIAIAHRLSTLQKADRLVVLDRGVVVEDGPHDELMALEGAYYRLYQAQARNVDVDLDDSKE